The following proteins are co-located in the Paludibaculum fermentans genome:
- the cysD gene encoding sulfate adenylyltransferase subunit CysD, with product MTVPVLSHLRALEAESIHILRETASQFRKPVLLYSIGKDSSCLVHLARKAFFPGKIPFPLLHIDTTYEYPEMIEFRDRFTKEIGADLRVYTNDKAIQEGANPYDLGTAKCCHLLRTRGLVEGLQEGGYDAAIGGARRDEEKSRAKERVFSFRDREGRWDPRNQRPELWNLYNGKVDPGESIRVFPLSNWTEMDIWRYIELEAIPIVPLYFAQPRQVVLRGPTVIPLETNVKLLPGEQPQTVTCRMRSLGCTPCSGAIRSEADTIGKIIDELAAFRRSERENRVIDHDQDGSMEIKKREGYF from the coding sequence ATGACAGTTCCCGTCCTATCGCACCTCCGCGCATTGGAAGCCGAAAGCATCCACATCCTGCGCGAAACCGCGTCGCAGTTCCGCAAGCCGGTCCTGCTTTACTCCATTGGGAAGGACAGCTCCTGTCTGGTCCATCTGGCTCGCAAAGCATTCTTTCCCGGGAAGATCCCATTCCCACTCCTGCACATAGACACGACCTACGAATACCCGGAGATGATCGAGTTCCGCGATCGTTTTACGAAGGAGATCGGGGCCGACCTGCGCGTCTACACCAATGACAAGGCTATCCAGGAGGGTGCCAATCCCTACGACCTGGGGACCGCCAAGTGCTGCCACCTGCTGCGCACCCGCGGCCTGGTCGAGGGACTCCAGGAAGGCGGTTACGATGCCGCCATCGGGGGCGCCCGCCGCGACGAGGAAAAGTCCCGCGCCAAGGAACGCGTGTTCAGCTTCCGCGACCGCGAAGGCCGCTGGGATCCCCGCAATCAGCGCCCGGAACTGTGGAATCTCTACAATGGCAAGGTGGATCCGGGTGAATCCATTCGCGTCTTTCCCCTCTCTAACTGGACGGAAATGGATATTTGGCGCTACATCGAGCTGGAAGCCATCCCGATCGTGCCGCTCTACTTCGCCCAGCCGCGCCAGGTAGTCCTGCGCGGACCGACAGTCATTCCCCTGGAAACAAACGTCAAACTGCTGCCCGGCGAGCAGCCCCAGACGGTCACCTGCCGCATGCGTTCCCTGGGCTGCACACCGTGCAGCGGCGCCATCCGGTCTGAAGCCGACACCATCGGCAAGATCATCGACGAACTCGCCGCCTTTCGCCGCAGCGAACGCGAAAACCGTGTGATCGACCACGACCAGGACGGCTCCATGGAAATCAAGAAGCGGGAGGGCTACTTCTAA
- a CDS encoding sulfate adenylyltransferase subunit 1 yields MAALTDNRTIALTHFTVSNRDEKPLLRISTAGSVDDGKSTLIGRLLFDTKTVWEDNLEEISKSKVNRASHGLDLSLLTDGLRAEREQGITIDVAYRYFSTPKRQFIVADTPGHEQYTRNMATGASTCDLAIILLDARKGVLEQSRRHSRIAWLLGVRHLVFAVNKMDLVDFSHEVFDDIRAHATHLLSGMDGVIADFIPLSALDGDNVVTRSERTSWYKGPSLLELLETVDPPHVAAALPFRMSVQMVIRPHLDFRGYAGQLASGWIRVGDPIVALPSGKSSRVKRIVTFDGDLTEAFAPMSITLELEDELDIARGDLLASPATAPKVARRLRTTLVWMSEVPLDKQKTYLLQHGTRVVPARLNGEALALNGIGPVEVETAELLPYDTYRENRSTGGFILIDTISNLTLASGLIEGEVREEEETLESFSDAPFTPAERRKLRALLAHMKRFGFSFDHEDFELGEGI; encoded by the coding sequence ATGGCCGCGCTCACCGACAACAGGACCATTGCGCTCACCCACTTCACGGTCAGCAATCGCGACGAAAAGCCGCTGCTGCGCATCTCCACAGCCGGCAGCGTGGATGACGGCAAAAGCACCCTCATCGGCCGCCTTCTCTTTGATACGAAGACGGTTTGGGAAGACAACCTCGAAGAGATCAGCAAGAGCAAGGTGAACCGCGCCAGCCACGGGCTGGACCTCTCCCTGCTCACCGACGGCCTGCGCGCCGAGCGCGAGCAGGGCATCACCATCGACGTCGCCTACCGCTACTTCTCTACCCCCAAGCGCCAGTTCATCGTCGCCGACACGCCCGGCCACGAGCAGTACACGCGCAACATGGCCACCGGCGCCTCCACCTGCGACCTGGCCATCATCCTGCTCGACGCCCGCAAAGGCGTCCTGGAGCAGTCGCGCCGCCATTCGCGCATCGCCTGGCTCCTCGGAGTCCGCCATCTGGTCTTTGCCGTCAACAAGATGGACCTCGTCGACTTCAGCCATGAGGTCTTCGACGATATCCGCGCCCACGCCACCCACCTGCTGTCCGGCATGGACGGCGTGATCGCCGACTTCATCCCGCTCAGCGCTCTCGATGGCGACAACGTCGTCACTCGCAGCGAACGCACCTCCTGGTACAAGGGGCCCAGCCTGCTCGAGCTTCTCGAAACGGTCGATCCGCCCCATGTGGCGGCCGCTCTGCCCTTCCGCATGAGCGTACAGATGGTCATCCGGCCCCACCTCGATTTCCGCGGCTATGCCGGCCAGTTGGCCAGCGGTTGGATCCGCGTCGGTGACCCCATCGTCGCCCTGCCCAGCGGCAAGAGCAGCCGGGTCAAGCGCATCGTCACTTTCGACGGCGATCTGACTGAGGCATTTGCCCCTATGTCGATCACCCTGGAACTGGAAGACGAGCTCGACATCGCCCGCGGCGACCTGCTTGCCTCGCCTGCCACGGCACCCAAGGTGGCCCGCCGCCTCCGCACCACCCTGGTCTGGATGAGCGAGGTGCCGCTCGACAAACAAAAGACTTATTTGCTCCAGCACGGCACTCGCGTGGTGCCTGCCCGCCTGAACGGGGAAGCGCTGGCTTTGAACGGCATCGGTCCGGTGGAAGTGGAAACTGCGGAACTGCTGCCTTACGACACCTACCGCGAAAACCGCTCCACCGGCGGCTTCATCCTCATCGACACCATCTCGAATCTCACGCTCGCCTCCGGGCTGATCGAGGGCGAGGTGCGCGAAGAGGAAGAAACCCTGGAGAGCTTCTCCGACGCACCCTTCACGCCGGCCGAGCGCCGCAAGCTCCGCGCCCTGCTGGCCCACATGAAGCGCTTTGGCTTCAGCTTCGACCACGAGGATTTCGAACTGGGAGAGGGCATCTGA
- a CDS encoding phosphoadenylyl-sulfate reductase: protein MRDPLTQATAVIEHALSQGGRPGFTCSFQAEDVAVLHLLRQQSPNVPVMFLETGYHFAEVIEYRDRLAGEWGLNLVNLEAKQSVAGQESQFGILNQTDPARCCHLRKVEPLIAGLTDVDVWFTGLRREQSPTRANLQPEEQHRFPTGLTLKKVSPIYDWTNAEVFAYLAANDIPVLSLYDQGYTSIGCEPCTAKPEPGEHARAGRWGGRKLECGLHTVTVKEA from the coding sequence ATGCGCGATCCGTTGACGCAAGCTACGGCAGTCATTGAACATGCGCTCAGCCAGGGCGGCCGGCCCGGCTTCACCTGCAGCTTTCAGGCGGAAGATGTCGCCGTACTTCACCTGCTGCGGCAGCAGAGCCCAAACGTGCCGGTGATGTTCCTGGAGACCGGCTACCACTTCGCCGAAGTGATCGAATATCGCGACAGGCTGGCCGGGGAATGGGGCTTGAACCTCGTCAACCTCGAGGCTAAACAGAGCGTCGCCGGCCAGGAATCGCAGTTCGGCATTCTCAACCAGACCGACCCGGCCCGCTGCTGCCACCTGCGCAAAGTGGAGCCGCTCATCGCCGGCTTAACCGATGTGGATGTGTGGTTTACGGGCCTGCGCCGCGAACAGAGCCCCACCCGGGCCAACCTCCAGCCGGAAGAGCAGCATCGCTTCCCCACGGGACTGACCCTCAAAAAAGTAAGCCCCATCTACGACTGGACCAACGCCGAAGTCTTTGCCTACCTTGCGGCTAACGACATTCCAGTACTTTCCTTGTATGATCAGGGCTACACCAGCATCGGCTGCGAGCCCTGCACCGCCAAACCCGAGCCCGGGGAACACGCCCGAGCCGGCCGCTGGGGTGGCCGCAAGTTGGAATGTGGTCTGCACACCGTAACCGTCAAGGAAGCATGA
- a CDS encoding sulfite exporter TauE/SafE family protein: MEALLGFGIALVVGLTGMGGGPLAAPLLMLVLGVPTTEAVGTSLLFVTITKSAAALVYWSRGHVDWPNLRRLLYGGLPGVFIGSILLQRMSKHASLQPVVLTVIGFIIAVMALLSLYKAFRKTEIEDRVDKPGALPWAAFPIGLEVGFSSAGAGALTSLSLLQFTRLTPARIVGTDLVFGLSIAALGGGIQFISGNVNQHLLLVLSSGGVFGALCGAWLGTRIPARALRLALSAIMIILGQQLLWKGITALAR; the protein is encoded by the coding sequence ATGGAAGCGCTGCTGGGCTTCGGTATCGCGCTGGTAGTGGGCCTTACCGGTATGGGCGGCGGGCCTTTGGCTGCTCCGTTGCTCATGCTCGTCCTGGGTGTGCCCACGACCGAAGCCGTTGGCACATCTCTTCTGTTTGTAACGATTACCAAGTCGGCTGCGGCGCTGGTCTACTGGTCGCGCGGCCACGTCGACTGGCCCAACCTGCGCCGGCTGCTGTACGGCGGTTTGCCGGGCGTCTTCATCGGCTCCATCCTGCTGCAGCGCATGAGCAAGCACGCCAGCCTGCAGCCCGTGGTGCTCACCGTCATCGGCTTCATCATCGCCGTGATGGCGCTGCTCAGCCTCTACAAGGCATTTCGCAAGACGGAGATCGAAGACCGGGTCGACAAGCCCGGTGCGCTGCCCTGGGCCGCCTTCCCCATCGGCTTGGAAGTCGGCTTCTCCTCGGCCGGCGCCGGCGCCCTGACCAGCCTTTCTCTACTGCAGTTTACGCGCCTGACGCCGGCTCGCATCGTGGGCACGGATCTGGTCTTTGGCCTCTCCATCGCCGCCCTGGGCGGTGGCATCCAGTTCATCTCCGGCAACGTCAATCAACACCTCCTGCTGGTCCTCTCCTCCGGCGGCGTCTTCGGAGCTCTTTGCGGAGCCTGGCTCGGCACCAGAATCCCGGCTCGCGCGCTGCGCCTCGCCCTCTCCGCCATCATGATCATCCTGGGACAACAACTGCTGTGGAAGGGCATCACGGCCCTCGCCCGCTAG
- a CDS encoding ABC transporter ATP-binding protein produces MILLTNVTKEFDGKRKVRALAGVNLHIRKGEMVSLVGPSGSGKSTLLNLIGTLDQPSSGQIALDGQVLAGVADDELTRVRRDKIGFIFQFFNLLPSLSCLENVSLPLHLRGWNRKQIKERASELLDLVGLTQRKDHLPDELSGGERQRVAIARALSVYPPILLADEPTGNLDTHTGGEILALVRDLHERLGATVLMVTHDRAVAESCPRTVTLRDGLVVDDVSRR; encoded by the coding sequence GTGATCCTTCTCACCAATGTCACCAAGGAGTTCGACGGCAAGCGCAAGGTCCGTGCTTTGGCCGGCGTCAATCTCCACATCCGTAAGGGAGAAATGGTCTCGCTGGTCGGACCGTCCGGCTCCGGCAAGTCCACCCTGCTGAACCTGATCGGCACCCTCGACCAGCCCAGCTCCGGGCAGATCGCCCTGGACGGCCAAGTCCTGGCCGGTGTGGCCGACGACGAGCTCACCCGCGTCCGGCGCGACAAGATCGGGTTCATCTTCCAGTTTTTCAACCTGTTACCGTCCTTGAGCTGCCTGGAGAACGTCTCACTGCCGCTGCACCTGCGCGGCTGGAATCGCAAGCAGATCAAGGAGCGGGCGTCGGAACTGCTCGACCTGGTCGGCCTCACCCAACGCAAGGATCACCTGCCCGACGAACTTTCCGGCGGCGAACGGCAACGTGTGGCCATCGCCCGCGCCCTCTCTGTCTACCCGCCCATCCTGCTCGCCGACGAACCCACGGGCAACCTCGATACGCATACCGGCGGTGAGATCCTGGCCCTCGTCCGCGACTTGCACGAACGCCTGGGCGCCACGGTCCTCATGGTGACCCACGACCGTGCCGTGGCCGAGAGCTGCCCGCGCACCGTCACCCTTCGCGATGGCCTGGTCGTCGACGACGTCTCCCGGCGGTAA
- a CDS encoding ABC transporter permease — protein MLLRLITWPYVRKHLLRCALTTAGIVLGVAVFVGMHTANQSVLFAFNRTVDKIAGTTQLQVTAGETGFPEEVLERVQAHPGVGVAAPVIEATVQTGLKGEGNLLVLGVDMTGDRNLRDYELEKADEAIIDDPLVFLAQPDSVIVSEKFCQRNGLKLNDHLTMRTMEGPKQFTIRGVMQGDGLAAAYGGNLAIMDIYAAQMVFGRGRTFDRIDLSVAEGQQVGQVRKTLQAALGPGLQVDPPNSRGQQFEAMAKIYSVSANISSLFALFIGLFLIYNTFSIAVTQRRSEIGILRALGATQGQVKRLFLLESGIAGLLGSLVGLGFGLLIARGMARYISDFMGEVYGVAQRAEEISADPRLLATALFLGVATSLIAGWIPARNAAAVDPVKALQKGRVQVITEGENRMRLWSALSCLALAVVSIFFSQQPLFLYSGYLLSVLAALLLTPALCSWLASLLRPVMKFLRPVEGALAADSILQSPRRTSGTVAALSLSVALVIGLGGVSKASYETILNWADAALNPDLFVSSSQGITQRSFRFPSALGEEIRAVEGIDEIQAVRTARIVHEGTPVMLVAAEVHRLAKRVKMQVLEGDPKTMYQSVERGQGVVISDNFALLRNVHQGDTLHIMTPSGQLDMPVLGVVVDYSDQQGTILMDRRVFVKYWKDDTINVFRVYLKRGYTQQAVRQELLRRFGERTRFFVLTNGEIRAFILKITDQWFGLTYVQIFVAVLVAILGIVNTLTVSIADRKRELGVLQAVGGLRSQVRHTIWMEALAIGTLGLLIGYALGAVNLYYILEVTRRDIAGMRLNYRYPFEIALTLIPVMLGAALLSGAGPAEAAVRGSLVEALEYE, from the coding sequence ATGCTGCTGCGCTTGATCACCTGGCCGTATGTCCGCAAGCACCTGCTGCGCTGCGCCCTCACCACGGCCGGCATCGTTCTGGGCGTCGCCGTCTTCGTCGGCATGCACACCGCGAACCAGAGCGTCCTGTTTGCCTTCAACCGCACCGTCGACAAGATCGCCGGCACCACCCAACTCCAGGTGACCGCAGGGGAAACCGGCTTCCCGGAAGAAGTGCTGGAACGCGTCCAGGCCCACCCCGGCGTCGGTGTCGCCGCGCCCGTGATCGAAGCCACGGTGCAAACCGGACTCAAAGGGGAAGGCAACCTCCTGGTGCTCGGCGTCGACATGACCGGCGACCGCAACCTGCGCGACTACGAACTGGAGAAAGCCGACGAGGCCATCATTGACGACCCGCTCGTCTTTCTGGCCCAGCCGGACTCGGTCATCGTCAGCGAGAAGTTCTGCCAGCGCAACGGCTTAAAGCTGAACGACCACCTCACCATGCGCACCATGGAGGGACCCAAGCAGTTCACCATCCGCGGCGTCATGCAGGGCGATGGGCTCGCTGCGGCCTATGGCGGCAATCTGGCCATTATGGATATTTATGCCGCCCAGATGGTCTTCGGCCGCGGCCGCACGTTCGACCGCATCGATCTCTCCGTCGCCGAGGGGCAGCAAGTGGGCCAGGTCCGCAAGACGCTCCAAGCGGCGCTCGGACCGGGACTCCAAGTGGACCCTCCCAATTCGCGCGGCCAGCAGTTCGAGGCGATGGCCAAAATCTACTCGGTCAGCGCCAACATCAGCAGCCTGTTCGCCCTGTTCATCGGCCTGTTCCTGATCTACAACACGTTCTCGATCGCTGTCACCCAGCGGCGCAGCGAGATCGGGATCCTGCGCGCCCTCGGCGCCACCCAAGGTCAGGTGAAGCGCCTGTTCCTGCTGGAAAGCGGCATCGCCGGGCTGCTGGGCTCGCTGGTGGGCCTCGGCTTCGGGTTGCTCATCGCCCGCGGCATGGCTCGCTATATCAGTGATTTCATGGGCGAAGTCTATGGAGTCGCACAGCGTGCCGAGGAGATTTCCGCCGATCCGCGCCTGCTCGCCACCGCCCTGTTCCTGGGCGTTGCCACCAGCTTGATTGCCGGCTGGATCCCGGCCCGCAACGCCGCGGCCGTCGATCCCGTGAAGGCCCTCCAGAAGGGGCGTGTCCAGGTGATCACCGAGGGGGAGAACCGCATGCGGCTCTGGTCGGCCCTCTCCTGCCTGGCCCTGGCCGTCGTCTCTATCTTCTTCAGCCAGCAGCCTTTGTTCCTCTACTCGGGCTATCTGCTCAGCGTCCTGGCGGCGCTGCTGCTCACCCCGGCTCTCTGCAGTTGGCTCGCTTCGCTGCTGCGGCCCGTGATGAAGTTCCTACGGCCCGTGGAAGGCGCCCTCGCCGCCGACAGCATCCTGCAGTCTCCGCGCCGGACGTCGGGGACAGTGGCCGCTCTTTCCCTCTCGGTCGCCCTGGTGATCGGGTTGGGCGGCGTCTCGAAGGCCAGCTACGAAACCATCTTGAATTGGGCGGATGCCGCCTTGAACCCTGACCTCTTTGTCAGTAGTTCGCAGGGCATCACCCAGCGCAGCTTCCGCTTCCCGTCCGCCCTGGGTGAGGAGATCCGCGCCGTCGAGGGCATCGACGAGATCCAGGCCGTGCGGACGGCGCGCATCGTCCATGAAGGTACGCCCGTCATGCTGGTGGCGGCCGAGGTTCACCGGCTCGCCAAGCGTGTGAAAATGCAGGTACTCGAAGGTGATCCCAAGACCATGTACCAGAGCGTTGAGCGCGGCCAGGGCGTGGTCATCAGTGACAACTTCGCCCTCCTGCGGAATGTTCACCAGGGCGATACGCTCCACATCATGACGCCCTCCGGCCAACTGGACATGCCCGTCTTGGGCGTCGTGGTCGACTACAGCGACCAGCAGGGCACCATCCTGATGGATCGCCGGGTCTTCGTAAAGTACTGGAAAGACGACACCATTAACGTTTTTCGCGTCTACCTCAAGCGCGGCTATACCCAGCAGGCCGTCCGGCAGGAGCTGCTGCGCCGCTTTGGCGAGCGCACGCGCTTCTTCGTCCTCACCAACGGCGAGATCCGGGCGTTCATTCTGAAGATTACCGACCAGTGGTTCGGGCTGACCTACGTCCAGATCTTCGTCGCCGTGCTGGTGGCGATCCTCGGCATCGTGAACACCCTGACGGTGTCGATCGCCGATCGCAAACGGGAATTGGGCGTCCTCCAGGCCGTGGGTGGCTTACGGAGCCAGGTGCGGCACACCATCTGGATGGAGGCGCTGGCCATTGGGACGCTCGGGTTGCTGATCGGCTATGCGCTGGGCGCGGTGAATCTGTACTACATCCTCGAGGTGACCCGCCGCGACATTGCGGGCATGCGCCTGAACTACCGCTACCCGTTCGAGATCGCCCTGACGCTGATCCCCGTGATGCTGGGGGCGGCTTTGCTCAGCGGCGCAGGCCCGGCCGAAGCGGCGGTGCGCGGCTCCCTGGTAGAGGCCCTGGAATATGAATAA
- a CDS encoding outer membrane lipoprotein-sorting protein codes for MNKYCLIFLLALPLAAQDGRAIVAESQKRSHADSQRYEGTLEVNDAKRKVSTKRWIYERLGSAGESKAVLRFTAPAEVKGVALLIHNHPDRASDQWMWTPAVARERRIALQDRRTRFFGTDFSFEDLEERDVDRSSYKTLGEENGAWKIEGTPKPEAKSQYTRLLIWIRKDNYVATQIECYSNDKLIRRIRYAEIEKVQNIWTARNVEVHDLQRDSKTTLKLEKLQYNLSLAAESFTLQALRREQ; via the coding sequence ATGAATAAGTACTGCCTGATCTTTCTTTTAGCCCTACCACTGGCCGCCCAGGACGGCCGCGCCATCGTGGCCGAATCCCAGAAGCGGTCGCACGCCGACTCGCAACGGTACGAAGGCACGCTCGAAGTGAACGACGCCAAGCGCAAGGTCTCCACCAAGCGCTGGATCTATGAACGGCTCGGCTCAGCCGGAGAGTCCAAGGCCGTCCTTCGCTTTACCGCGCCGGCGGAGGTCAAGGGCGTGGCGCTGCTCATCCACAATCACCCGGATCGCGCCTCCGACCAATGGATGTGGACGCCCGCTGTCGCGCGCGAACGCCGCATCGCCCTGCAGGACCGCCGGACCCGCTTCTTTGGGACCGACTTCTCGTTCGAGGACCTGGAGGAGCGCGATGTCGACCGCTCCAGCTACAAGACCCTGGGCGAGGAGAACGGCGCCTGGAAGATCGAAGGCACGCCCAAGCCCGAGGCGAAATCTCAGTACACCCGCCTCCTCATCTGGATTCGCAAGGATAACTACGTCGCGACGCAGATCGAGTGCTATTCCAACGACAAACTGATCCGCCGCATCCGCTATGCCGAGATCGAGAAAGTCCAGAACATCTGGACCGCCCGCAACGTGGAAGTACATGACCTGCAGAGGGATAGCAAGACGACGCTGAAGCTCGAAAAGCTGCAGTACAACCTCAGCCTGGCCGCGGAGAGCTTCACGCTGCAGGCGCTGCGCCGGGAGCAGTAA
- a CDS encoding GNAT family N-acetyltransferase, whose amino-acid sequence MAQLRQLRAGDLRDALALSISANWNQTEEDWARLLRLTPERCFCVEEDGRAVASAMAIAYGKSLAWIGMVLTLPEYRGRGFASQLMRQCLDSLTVPTVKLDATDLGRPVYERLGFVEEYVVERWRGTLPEGPKRSYPIDWDLDRHAFGADRSELLKELGPARPGRVASFVGPVVCQTQDEARERILGAGVSGLTLWDIPENNSQATALARELGFQPFRKLWRMRKGAPIAERPDWVYALAGFEFG is encoded by the coding sequence GTGGCTCAACTGAGACAGCTTCGGGCGGGCGACCTGAGAGATGCCCTGGCATTGTCGATTTCCGCCAACTGGAACCAGACCGAAGAGGATTGGGCCCGACTGCTGCGCCTCACGCCCGAGCGCTGTTTCTGCGTTGAGGAAGACGGCCGGGCGGTGGCCTCGGCGATGGCGATCGCCTACGGTAAGTCATTGGCGTGGATCGGGATGGTGCTGACGCTGCCGGAGTACCGCGGCCGTGGGTTCGCGTCGCAGTTGATGCGGCAGTGCCTGGATTCACTCACCGTACCCACGGTGAAGCTGGACGCCACCGATCTCGGCAGGCCGGTCTATGAACGGTTGGGTTTTGTCGAGGAGTATGTGGTCGAACGCTGGAGGGGTACTCTGCCGGAGGGTCCGAAGCGGAGTTACCCGATCGACTGGGATCTGGATCGCCACGCATTCGGGGCAGACCGCTCGGAATTGCTGAAAGAATTGGGCCCCGCGCGGCCTGGCCGGGTGGCTTCGTTTGTCGGGCCGGTGGTCTGCCAGACCCAGGACGAGGCGCGCGAGCGGATCCTGGGCGCCGGAGTTTCCGGACTCACCCTGTGGGATATCCCTGAAAACAATAGCCAGGCGACCGCGCTGGCGCGGGAATTGGGCTTCCAGCCTTTCCGGAAGCTGTGGCGGATGCGCAAAGGCGCACCCATCGCAGAGCGCCCGGATTGGGTGTACGCCCTGGCCGGTTTTGAGTTTGGCTGA
- a CDS encoding carbonic anhydrase: MNRLVLFTLCFSLTSLQAADEHPAGMPADKALAMLVQGNDRYVAHRETHPDATLERRAELTKGQHPYAIVVGCADSRVPPELVFDAGLGDLFVIREAGNVVDDVVLGSVEYAVEHLGVKLVMVLGHEKCGAVTAAVNHTKEAHISSIVKAIQPSVQASKKEPGDAVHNCVLANAKRVAGQIRNSQPLLGHAVHEGGLKVVAADYDLATGKVTILE; the protein is encoded by the coding sequence ATGAACCGACTCGTCCTCTTCACACTCTGCTTCTCGTTGACTTCCCTCCAAGCCGCTGACGAACATCCTGCCGGGATGCCCGCCGATAAGGCGCTGGCGATGCTCGTCCAGGGCAATGATCGTTATGTCGCGCACCGCGAGACCCATCCCGATGCCACCCTGGAACGCCGCGCCGAACTGACCAAGGGCCAGCACCCCTACGCCATCGTCGTCGGCTGCGCCGATTCCCGCGTGCCTCCGGAGCTGGTTTTCGATGCCGGGTTGGGCGACCTTTTCGTGATTCGCGAAGCCGGCAATGTCGTCGACGACGTCGTGCTGGGCAGTGTCGAGTATGCCGTCGAGCATCTGGGCGTGAAGCTCGTGATGGTGTTGGGCCACGAAAAGTGCGGCGCGGTGACGGCCGCCGTCAACCACACGAAGGAAGCGCACATCTCCAGCATCGTGAAGGCGATACAGCCGTCCGTCCAGGCGTCAAAGAAGGAACCCGGCGACGCCGTCCACAACTGCGTCCTGGCCAATGCCAAGCGCGTGGCCGGCCAGATCCGCAACTCTCAGCCCCTGCTGGGTCATGCGGTCCATGAAGGCGGCCTCAAGGTGGTCGCCGCCGACTACGACCTCGCCACGGGCAAGGTCACCATCCTGGAATAG
- a CDS encoding SMP-30/gluconolactonase/LRE family protein, with amino-acid sequence MVRCLAFMALCAALCGAQELGEYKVERAGSGFRFLEGPVWSKDGHVIFSDTSTNKIHRYTPTKGMELLRENAGGPSGNALDERGRLITCEQGRRRVVRSNAKGEVDILAEKFEGKRLNAPNDVTVRKDGHIFFTDPAFGKDDDAKELPFYGVFHITPKGELSVVGRWPKRPNGIALSPNGHILYVTGADERVVRAYDLDRQGVATNERVLITGIQGVPGGIRTDEKGNLYIACKGVAIYSPEGKLLRNLEISENPSNLAFGDADLKTLYVTARTTLYRVRLDVKGSAQIE; translated from the coding sequence ATGGTGCGGTGTCTCGCCTTCATGGCCCTATGTGCTGCTTTGTGCGGAGCCCAGGAACTGGGGGAGTACAAAGTGGAACGCGCCGGGTCCGGCTTCCGCTTCCTGGAAGGCCCGGTCTGGTCGAAAGACGGGCACGTCATCTTCAGCGATACCTCCACCAACAAGATCCACCGCTATACACCCACCAAGGGCATGGAGCTACTGCGGGAAAACGCGGGCGGGCCCAGCGGCAATGCGCTGGACGAGCGAGGCCGCCTGATTACCTGCGAACAGGGACGCCGCCGCGTTGTGCGCTCGAATGCAAAGGGCGAGGTGGATATCCTGGCCGAGAAGTTTGAAGGCAAACGGCTGAACGCGCCCAACGATGTGACGGTCCGCAAGGACGGCCACATCTTCTTCACAGACCCGGCTTTCGGCAAGGATGACGACGCCAAGGAGTTGCCGTTCTACGGCGTATTCCACATCACGCCGAAGGGAGAGTTGTCGGTGGTGGGCCGCTGGCCGAAGAGGCCCAACGGCATCGCGCTGTCGCCGAACGGGCACATCCTGTACGTCACTGGGGCCGACGAACGGGTGGTCCGGGCGTACGACCTGGACAGGCAGGGCGTGGCCACGAATGAGCGAGTTCTCATTACCGGCATACAGGGTGTGCCCGGTGGTATCCGAACCGACGAGAAGGGCAATCTGTACATTGCCTGCAAGGGCGTGGCGATCTACTCGCCCGAGGGGAAGCTCCTGCGGAACTTGGAGATCTCGGAAAATCCGTCCAATCTCGCCTTTGGCGATGCGGACCTAAAAACGCTTTATGTCACGGCGCGCACCACTCTGTACAGGGTGAGGCTGGATGTGAAGGGATCGGCACAAATCGAGTGA
- a CDS encoding NUDIX hydrolase gives MKQESAQSRRYPARPLLGVGAVIFKDDKVLLIERGKEPLKGWWTLPGGLVETGERLECAVRREVMEETGLEVKPVVAVAIFERIMPDVEGRTEFHYVIVDYLCECTGGTLGAASDVAAAKWVPLDRLNTVKMAPGTPPVIEKGRLMLAGIKG, from the coding sequence GTGAAACAGGAATCCGCGCAGAGCCGGCGTTATCCGGCCCGCCCCTTGTTGGGTGTAGGCGCAGTGATCTTTAAAGATGACAAAGTTCTTTTGATTGAGCGCGGGAAAGAGCCGCTAAAGGGCTGGTGGACACTGCCCGGCGGGCTGGTGGAAACCGGCGAACGGCTGGAATGCGCCGTGCGCCGGGAAGTGATGGAAGAGACCGGGCTGGAAGTGAAGCCCGTGGTGGCCGTGGCCATCTTTGAGCGCATCATGCCCGATGTAGAAGGGCGAACCGAGTTTCATTACGTGATCGTCGATTATCTGTGCGAGTGCACCGGCGGCACGCTGGGGGCGGCCAGTGACGTGGCCGCGGCCAAGTGGGTGCCGCTGGACCGGTTGAATACGGTCAAGATGGCTCCGGGCACTCCACCGGTGATCGAGAAAGGCCGCCTCATGTTGGCGGGCATCAAGGGATGA